A portion of the Terriglobia bacterium genome contains these proteins:
- a CDS encoding transposase, which translates to MARTARTVAVDVPHHVTQRGNNQQTLFFDDEDRRFYLCLLENYIRKFNVDMLGFSLMTNHVHLVLLPPEANALAKALGKVHSRYSQHNNLKQGRSGHLWQNRFFSCPLEPPDLWSALCYIERNPVRARMVKQAWDYPWSSARAHVTGHDPSGLLSMDLWQAAFTPAEWRKMLETPEEPGMLTDITNATRHGRY; encoded by the coding sequence ATGGCGCGTACCGCTCGAACCGTTGCTGTCGATGTTCCCCACCATGTGACACAACGTGGAAATAATCAGCAGACGCTCTTCTTTGATGATGAAGATCGTCGCTTCTACCTTTGCTTGTTGGAAAATTACATCCGCAAGTTTAACGTTGATATGCTGGGATTTTCCTTAATGACCAATCACGTTCATTTGGTACTGCTCCCGCCTGAAGCCAATGCCTTGGCCAAAGCGCTGGGAAAGGTCCACTCTCGGTACTCTCAACACAATAACTTAAAGCAAGGGCGCAGTGGTCATTTGTGGCAGAATCGATTTTTTTCGTGTCCCTTGGAACCACCTGATTTATGGAGTGCGCTGTGTTATATCGAGAGAAATCCAGTCCGGGCCCGGATGGTCAAGCAGGCATGGGACTACCCATGGTCAAGTGCAAGAGCTCATGTTACAGGTCATGATCCAAGCGGATTACTAAGCATGGACTTGTGGCAAGCAGCGTTTACTCCAGCAGAATGGCGAAAAATGCTGGAGACTCCTGAAGAGCCTGGAATGCTCACTGACATTACGAACGCCACCCGCCACGGGCGCTATTGA